Below is a window of Virgibacillus sp. NKC19-3 DNA.
GCTCGCCTCAACGAAAATATCTATACGAACACCGAATTAACTTACATCCTCTAGTCCCCTCATCCAACTCTAGCATTGCCATTATTTTGATTAGACTATTCAACTATCCGGGAAGGGGTTTCCATATGCTAAAATACATATTGCTTGATAAATATTTTTTAATCTGTCTATTTTTTATTAATCTGTTCGGTACGATTTATGGTTTTATATGGTATGAAAGCCAATTGGCCATCACACCGAATATATTTCTTATCTTTGTTCCGGATAGCCCAACAGCAAGCTTATTTTTTACTGTATTTCTCCTGTTTTTTATTTTTAAAAAAAACGTTCCTTATATAGAAGCTCTTGCAATGGTCAGTCTCTTTAAATACGGAATATGGGCAGTAGCTATGAATCTGCTTACGCTGATTGTAGAAGGTTCTTTAGGCTGGCAAGGTTATATGTTAATGATTTCACATGGTGCCATGGCTATTCAAGGGGTAATCTATGCCCCGTTTTATAAAATTAAATTAAGGCATATTACAGTTGCTGCAATTTGGGTACTACACGATAACATGATTGATTATGTTTTTGGAATGATGCCGATATATTCTTCATTAACGCAATATATGAATGAAATTGGTTATTTTACGTTTTGGCTGAGTATTTTATCGATCTTGATCGCATATAAACTTACCATAAAGCCAGAGGCGAAATTGTAGTTATATAAGATACGTCCACAACATATAATGATGAAGAAGATGCATGTGAGGTGATTTCTATGAGGAGAAGAGAAAAAGCATATCTTATCCTATTAGTCATGCTAACCATAGGAATTATCATACATGTACAATCTACGTTTATTGAGGCTGGATCGCAATTGCCGGAGTCCTCAGAGGCATCCACTGATAGTGATACGAAGCAACTACCTTTTTATTGGATAGTCGGAATTATTGGAGGATGTATTGTGCTTACCTTATCCTATGTGAGTTTTAGGAAATATAAAGGTGAAAAGAAAAAACAAAAAGACACAGACAAAACAGTTGACTGAAGGGCTTTTTTTGACTAAAATTGACCATAAGAAAGAATTTTAAATGATGGAGGAATGTAGATGTTTGGAAGCCTAGGTGCCTATATTATTTATATTGTCCTATTGATGGCTATCCCACTATGGGCGCAATCAAAAGTAAAAAACACGTACAAAAAATACTCTAAAAAAGCAACCTCCTCCTCGATGACTGGGGCAGATGTTGCACGCAAGATTTTGAATGATAATGGAATCTATGATGTAAATGTGGAAGAAACGAAAGGAACACTTACCGATCACTATGATCCTAAGAAAAAAGTGGTCAGGCTCTCCAGCGATAATTTCCACGGGCAGTCAATGGCATCTTCAGCCATTGCAGCACACGAAGTAGGACATGCAATCCAAGATGCAGAGGAATATGCATTTCTGAAATTCAGAAGCGCGCTCGTACCAGCAGCGAGCTCTGGGTCAAATATTTCTTTCTTTCTTATCATTGCCGGGCTTATCTTTGGTGTAAGTGAGTTGTTTCTCCTTGGTATTATCTTCATGTCAGCGGCTGTATTGTTTCAATTGGTCACCTTACCTGTTGAATTTGATGCTTCCAATCGTGCGATGGGGCAATTAGTATCAACAGGAATTATACGAAATAATGAAGAGCGTCCAACGAAGAAAGTGCTCAATGCTGCTGCACTAACCTATGTAGCTGCTGCATTGGTAGCTGTTTTAGAATTAGGTAGGTTTATCATGATGTATCTTGTTTCAAATGAATGATTAGGAATAAAAAGGATGGCAGCAAATTGCCATCCTTTTTATTATTTAATCATTTATCGGATTTTTATTCTCATCTAATGTAAACCCTTCTCCAATAACATCATGCACTGTGCTCACGGTCACAAAAGCATGTGGGTCAATTCCATTAATAATATTCTTTAAACGAACAATTTCATTACGTGCTACAACACAATAAAGAACATCCTGTTTTTCCTTTGAAAAACTTCCTCTACCATCTAGTATCGTTACGCCACGATCCATATCCTGTAAAATTTGGTTAGCTATTTGGTTACTATAGTTTGAAATAATAGTTGCGCCTCGAGCAGAATATGCTCCCTCCTGAATAAAGTCGATAACCCTGGCTCCGATATAAACAGCTACTAACGTATACATCCCTTCAATTAATTCTAGACTGGTAAACACGGAAGTTGTAATGACGACAAAATCAAATAAAAACATGGTTCTTCCCATACTCCAGCCTACGTATTTATTAACAAGCCTTGCTATTATATCAACACCGCCAGTTGTGCCCCCATAGCGAAATATTATTCCAAGGCCTACACCTATAAACACGCCTGCAAAAAGAGCTGCTAACGTCATGTCAGATTGCAAGTAGGTAGGGAAAGGGCTAATTTGAAATACCCTTAAAAATAGGGATACAGCGACTGTTCCTATAATGGTGTAGATAAATGTATTTCGACTAAGATATCTCCATCCTACAAAAAACACAGGTATGTTTAGTAAGATATTGCTTATAGCAGGATCCCACCCCCATAAAAAATAAAAAAGTAATGTGATTCCGGTGAATCCACCTTCACCAAGGTTATTTTGCATATTGAAATGCACAATACCAAAAGAAAAAATAGCTGAACCTACCAAAATGAAAAATATATTTTTTATTTTTAAACCAAATAACATTTCATGCACCCTCCTTATCCATTTTATTAATATACCATATTTATTTTTCTTTGTTTAAAATAAATAATTTGTCAAAATAGAGCCTTTTAGCTAACATAAAAAGTAGATGAAATATAAATAAAGGAGATCTTAACAATTAATACACCTATATATAACACAAATCAAATTCAAAAACGAGTAGATGATTATATTTCCCAATTTAAAGAAGGTTACTTTTCTCCACTTAGTCTGATGGCGAGATTATCGGAAGAAATTGGGGAACTAGCGAGAGAGGTAAATCATTATCATGGGGAAAAACCAAAAAAAGCAGAAGAAAAAGAAAAAACAATCGAGGAAGAACTTGGAGACATCCTATTTGTGCTCTCTTGCTTTGCCAATTCACTGGATATTGATATGTCAGAAGCCTTTGATATAGCTATAAACAAAATAGAAACGCGTGATAAAGATCGTTGGACATCGAAAGAGTAAACCTAAACCCTACTATATATATTGAAAACACACTAGGAGGCCTACAACAATGAATATAAGAATAGTCGTAGCCGGCCCCAGGGGGAAGATGGGGGCTGAAGCAATTCAAATGATCCATAGAGAAGAGAATTTACAATTAGTTGGTTGTATTGACCGTAAACATAATGGGAAGGTTGCCGAGAATTTACCGGACGTACCAATTTATGAAGATGCAGAGGAATGTTTTAAACATATTGGTGCTGATACTTTTGTCGATCTGACTGTCCCCGATGTGGGATATAAACATACCAAGGCCGCATTGGAACAAAATATTCGTCCTGTAATAGGAACGACAGGTTTTACAGACGAACAAATAAGTGAACTTTCCATTTTGTCACGGGAAAAGAAATTGGGCTGTATCATTGCACCAAATTTTGCAATTGGAGCTGTGCTTATGATGACATTTTCCAAAATGGCTGCCAAGTATTTCCCGGATGTTGATATTATAGAAAAACATCATGATAATAAATTGGACGCACCGTCAGGCTCATCTATAAAAACTGCAGAACTGATGAAAGAGACACGTAACGTTAAAGACCAAGGCCATCCAAACGAAAAAGAAACCCTGATAGGTGCTCGAGGTGCGGATTTTGATGGAATGAGAATTCATAGTGTACGTCTTCCAGGACTTGTTGCTCATCAGGAAGTATTATTTGGCGGACCCGGGCAAACCTTATCCATTAAACATGATTCATATAATCGAGATTCATTTATGGAAGGAATAAAGCTGGCAATTGAAGAAGTTATGAATTTAGAAGAGCTTGTATACGGTCTGGAAAATATTTTATAAGTTCCATTGTTCAAGCATTCGGTATAATAAACTGGACTGTCTGTAACGCGAAAATAAAAAATGATTAATGTCAAAAAGAAGAGGAAATATTTAAATGAGGAAAATAGGTATTACATGCTATCCTACAGTTGGCGGATCAGGTATTATCGCTACTGAATTAGGAATGCTTCTTGCTGAACAAGGAAACGAAATACATTTTATTACATCCGGGCTACCGTTTCGTTTAAATCATGTCTATCCAAAAATTTACTTTCATGAAGTAGAACTGAATCACTATCCGGTTTTTCAATATCCTCCATATGATTTTGCCCTTGCAACAAAAATGGCAGAAGTAATTGATCAGGAAAAGCTGGATATTCTGCACGTTCACTATGCAATGCCGCATGCTATTTGTGCTTTATTAGCCAAAGACATTGCAAAACATGATGTGAAAATTGTGACTACATTACACGGAACGGACATAACAGTGCTCGGGATAGATCGTACATTCAAAAAAATGATTAAGTATGGGATAGAAAATTCAGATGCCGTTACTGCTGTTTCCAGCAGCTTGGTGAATCAAACGGTAGATATGCTAGAAGTTAACAAAGACATTGACGTTATTTATAATTTTGTTAATGAGCAGGAGTATTACAAAAAAGAGTTACCTGCGATTAAACAGCAATACGGCATACAATCAGATGAAAAAGTAATCATTCATGTATCTAATTTTCGTAAGGTAAAGCGAACTGAAGATGTGATTCGTACTTTTTATAAAATACGAAAAAAAGTAAACAGCAAATTGCTTTTAGTTGGGGATGGTCCCGATTATGCCGACGCTAATGAACTGGTTCACAAACTCGGATTAACCGAAAGTGTTTTGTTTTTAGGCCAGCAAAAGAATATTAGTGATTTGTTATCGATATCTGATTTAAAATTATTGTTATCCGATAAGGAAAGCTTTGGATTGGTACTATTAGAGGCTATGAGTTGTGAAGTTCCATGTATAGGAACCAATATCGGCGGTATACCGGAAGTAATCAAACACAATGAAACGGGTTATATCATTGAACTTGGGGATTTGGATAATGCTGCTCAGTATGCCATTCAGTTATTAAACGACCCTGATTTATTAGAGCAATTTTCCAAGAATGCATTGATGCATGCAAGAAATAAATTTCATTCCAAGAAAATAGTCGAGCAGTATTCAAGCTTATATGATAAGCTATTAACAAATCAAAAATAGCAACGCTTTTCGTGAGTGTTGTTGCTTTTAAAAGTTGATAAAACTGCGACGTAGTCAAAGTAACTTTATGAGAAGGTTCTCGTTCTGATGATAGTTGAGCGTAGGGATACCGCTCCGGAAACACATTTACTTTCCGCGGGGGCTCACCAACCGCCCTAAGGTGCGCGTAGTGTATTTCCATAGCGAATGCTTACGCTCAACCAAGCTTGGAAAGAGTATGGCACAATACGTCGCAGTTTCTATCCCTTGTGTCAAAAGCAATAATTTTTTAGAACATAGCAATATAGAAAGAGGTTATAACAATGCTTACGGCGCCTTTTCAATTAGCGAAACCTGTTTTAGATAGAATAGAGGAATATAATCACCAGGCTTTTTTTGTTGGTGGTTGTGTTCGGGATTTTTTGTTAAAGCGTCCTATCGGGGACATTGACATCGCAACCTCTGCTCAACCTGAATGTGTTCAACAGATTTTTGAAAAGGTTATTCCGGTTGGTATTAAGCATGGAACCGTTATTGTTCGCCATCAACACCAATCCTATGAAGTGACCACATTTCGAATAGATGGACTTTATACAGATCATCGTCACCCGGATTCCGTAAAATTTATAGATAAAATTAATGAGGATTTAGAGCGAAGAGATTTTACAATAAATGCATTAGCAATGAATAAAAATGGGCGAATCATTGACTTATTTAACGGTAAACAAGACTTGCAAGATAAAATTATCCGTACGGTAGGTGATGGGTACGAGCGATTTACAGAAGATCCCTTGCGTATCATTCGGGCAGTAAGGTTTTCCAGTCAATTAGGTTTTACTATTGACAACCAAACCGTAGATAACATGAAACAAGTCAAACAGGGAATTGAAAGTCTTGCCATCGAGCGGATAGCAAATGAGATTACGAAATTGTTTGCCGGTGATTATCTTCTAAATGGCCTATCGTATTTAAAAGCGACAGAGATATATAAACATTTACCAATTATGATAGAATACCCATATATCATTCATTTACTTCCCAGGCAATTAAAACCCCTATATTCCTTTGGTGAAGTGATCGCTCTGTTTCATATTACGGAACCCAAAGTACGTATAATAACCTGGATAAGCGCATGGAAGTGTTCCAACCAAACAAAACAGGAGGCAAATCAACTTGTTGACGCACTTTACTATTATAAAAATAATGGTTTGGATTCATGGTTGGTTTATCAACTATCTTCTGAATATTATAAGGGTTTCATAAGATTAGCCAACATTTTTCACCCTACGAATACGATTGCACATCAAGAATTAGTAGATATTGAACAGAGCCTTCCAATTAAATCTAAAAGGGATCTAGCTATAAAGGGGAATGATCTGCTGGCATTATTTCCATATGTGAAAAGAGGTCCTTGGTTACAGCACACGCTGAACAGGTTGGAAAAGGAAGTTGCAACAAATAGGCTTAAAAATACGGAAATCGAATTAAAGGAGTGGGTAAAATGGAATCCACCCGAAATAAACTAATCGAACTCTTAGCTGCTAATCAGGATTATTATATATCCGGGCAGGTTTTATCTGAGAAATTAAATATATCTCGCAATGCAATCTGGAAACACATGAAAGAGCTCAAGAAGGACGGGTACATTGTAGAAGCAAAATCAAAAAAGGGTTACCAAATCACGGGTTTTCCTGATAAAATAAGTGAAAACACCATTCAGTGGGGATTAAACACAAAATGGGCAGGTAAAACAATTATACATAAGGAGACAACACCTTCTACGCAAATTGTTGCTCATCAAGCTGCAAATGAAGGCGCTGAACATGGAACCATTATTATTGCAGATGAACAAACCAAGGGAAAGGGGAGGATGGAACGGGAGTGGCACTCTGCGAAAAACAAAGGAATTTGGCTAAGCCTCATTCTTAGACCTGCTATATTGCCATATCTTGCACCGCAACTCACGCTATTAACGGCAACTGTGTTAGCAGATGTGATATATAAGCATACGAAAACAGCACCATTAATTAAATGGCCAAATGATATTATGCTAAACCATAAAAAAACAACAGGAATTTTAACGGAAATGCAGGCAGAGCAAGATCAAATCCAGTATATTGTAATTGGAATCGGAATGAATGTAAATCAGCAAACGAATGAGTTGCCGGAGGACTTGCAGGCAATAGCAACTTCCTTACACATTGAAACAAATAAAAGCTGGTCCATCCAAACACTTATCCAGGATATTTTACAAACATTTGAAGATTCCTACGATGCTTTTATAGAAACAGGGTTTTCAGAGGTGAAACGGAAATGGGAACATTACGGATTTAAAATGGGTGAGTATATTTCCATTAAAACATTAAGAGAAAAATGGGGAGGCATTTTTTCCGGAATTGCTGAGGATGGGGCACTGATTATAAAAACTAGTGACGGAAAAACAAAAAAACTGTATTCCGGAGAAATAGAATGGTTCGGGGAAGGAGAAAATGATGTTAAGCAGATTAGATCTGAAACAAATGAAAGAAAACAATGATAAAATAACAATGATTACCGCATATGATTACCCGTCGGCGAAAACGGCTGAAGAGGCTGGAGTTGACATGATATTGGTTGGGGACTCACTGGGGATGGTCGTATTAGGATACGAATCTACTGTTCAAGTAACGATAGAGGATATGATTCACCACGCAAAAGCAGTGAAGAAAGGGGCGCCAAACACGTACTCCGTAGTCGATATGCCCTTTATGTCCTATCATGTTTCTTTGGAGGAGTCATTAGCAAATGCGCGTGAAATTTTCCAAAAAAGTAATGCCCAAGCACTAAAGTTGGAAGGCTCCTCTGAAGAAATTCTATTGCTAACAAAGCGGTTGACAGAGGCTGGAATCCCAGTTGTCGCGCATTTAGGACTAACCCCACAATCAGTTAATGTCTTAGGTGGTTTTAAAGTACAAGGAAAAGACAGGGAAGCAGCGGAAAAGCTTGTTCAAGATGCCAAACAAGTGGTCGCCCATGGGGCTGTTTCATTAGTTTTGGAATGTGTTCCTAAAGAGCTGGCAGCCATTGTTACCGAGAGTATAGATATCCCGACGATTGGAATTGGCGCTGGAATTTACTGTGATGGTCAAGTATTGGTCTATCATGATATAGTTAAATATGGTGTCGATCGGCTACCTAAATTTGTTAAATCCTATGCAGATTTCAACATGCAAGGAACGGAAGGCATTAAAGGTTATATCTCGGATGTAAAAGAGCGTTCATTCCCATTGGATGAACATTCATTTTTAATAAAAGATAAAGACGTATTACCGAAAGTCTGAAGTGGGGATACAGAATGGAAATTATTCGCTCCGTAGAAAAGGTTAAAAATCAATGTAGTGATTTAATAAAGCAAGATAAGCAAATTGGCTTTGTGGCTACAATGGGTTTCTTTCATGAGGGACATTTAAACCTGATGACACAAGCAAAAAAGGAAAATGATATTGTTGTTGCAAGTATATTTGTAAATCCATTACAATTTGGGCCAAACGAGGATTATGAAAATTATCCCCGGGATGAAGAACACGATATAT
It encodes the following:
- a CDS encoding DUF1405 domain-containing protein, which encodes MLKYILLDKYFLICLFFINLFGTIYGFIWYESQLAITPNIFLIFVPDSPTASLFFTVFLLFFIFKKNVPYIEALAMVSLFKYGIWAVAMNLLTLIVEGSLGWQGYMLMISHGAMAIQGVIYAPFYKIKLRHITVAAIWVLHDNMIDYVFGMMPIYSSLTQYMNEIGYFTFWLSILSILIAYKLTIKPEAKL
- a CDS encoding sporulation protein YpjB — protein: MRRREKAYLILLVMLTIGIIIHVQSTFIEAGSQLPESSEASTDSDTKQLPFYWIVGIIGGCIVLTLSYVSFRKYKGEKKKQKDTDKTVD
- a CDS encoding zinc metallopeptidase — translated: MFGSLGAYIIYIVLLMAIPLWAQSKVKNTYKKYSKKATSSSMTGADVARKILNDNGIYDVNVEETKGTLTDHYDPKKKVVRLSSDNFHGQSMASSAIAAHEVGHAIQDAEEYAFLKFRSALVPAASSGSNISFFLIIAGLIFGVSELFLLGIIFMSAAVLFQLVTLPVEFDASNRAMGQLVSTGIIRNNEERPTKKVLNAAALTYVAAALVAVLELGRFIMMYLVSNE
- a CDS encoding YitT family protein, translating into MLFGLKIKNIFFILVGSAIFSFGIVHFNMQNNLGEGGFTGITLLFYFLWGWDPAISNILLNIPVFFVGWRYLSRNTFIYTIIGTVAVSLFLRVFQISPFPTYLQSDMTLAALFAGVFIGVGLGIIFRYGGTTGGVDIIARLVNKYVGWSMGRTMFLFDFVVITTSVFTSLELIEGMYTLVAVYIGARVIDFIQEGAYSARGATIISNYSNQIANQILQDMDRGVTILDGRGSFSKEKQDVLYCVVARNEIVRLKNIINGIDPHAFVTVSTVHDVIGEGFTLDENKNPIND
- a CDS encoding nucleotide pyrophosphohydrolase, with amino-acid sequence MYNTNQIQKRVDDYISQFKEGYFSPLSLMARLSEEIGELAREVNHYHGEKPKKAEEKEKTIEEELGDILFVLSCFANSLDIDMSEAFDIAINKIETRDKDRWTSKE
- the dapB gene encoding 4-hydroxy-tetrahydrodipicolinate reductase; translation: MNIRIVVAGPRGKMGAEAIQMIHREENLQLVGCIDRKHNGKVAENLPDVPIYEDAEECFKHIGADTFVDLTVPDVGYKHTKAALEQNIRPVIGTTGFTDEQISELSILSREKKLGCIIAPNFAIGAVLMMTFSKMAAKYFPDVDIIEKHHDNKLDAPSGSSIKTAELMKETRNVKDQGHPNEKETLIGARGADFDGMRIHSVRLPGLVAHQEVLFGGPGQTLSIKHDSYNRDSFMEGIKLAIEEVMNLEELVYGLENIL
- the bshA gene encoding N-acetyl-alpha-D-glucosaminyl L-malate synthase BshA; the encoded protein is MRKIGITCYPTVGGSGIIATELGMLLAEQGNEIHFITSGLPFRLNHVYPKIYFHEVELNHYPVFQYPPYDFALATKMAEVIDQEKLDILHVHYAMPHAICALLAKDIAKHDVKIVTTLHGTDITVLGIDRTFKKMIKYGIENSDAVTAVSSSLVNQTVDMLEVNKDIDVIYNFVNEQEYYKKELPAIKQQYGIQSDEKVIIHVSNFRKVKRTEDVIRTFYKIRKKVNSKLLLVGDGPDYADANELVHKLGLTESVLFLGQQKNISDLLSISDLKLLLSDKESFGLVLLEAMSCEVPCIGTNIGGIPEVIKHNETGYIIELGDLDNAAQYAIQLLNDPDLLEQFSKNALMHARNKFHSKKIVEQYSSLYDKLLTNQK
- a CDS encoding CCA tRNA nucleotidyltransferase, whose amino-acid sequence is MLTAPFQLAKPVLDRIEEYNHQAFFVGGCVRDFLLKRPIGDIDIATSAQPECVQQIFEKVIPVGIKHGTVIVRHQHQSYEVTTFRIDGLYTDHRHPDSVKFIDKINEDLERRDFTINALAMNKNGRIIDLFNGKQDLQDKIIRTVGDGYERFTEDPLRIIRAVRFSSQLGFTIDNQTVDNMKQVKQGIESLAIERIANEITKLFAGDYLLNGLSYLKATEIYKHLPIMIEYPYIIHLLPRQLKPLYSFGEVIALFHITEPKVRIITWISAWKCSNQTKQEANQLVDALYYYKNNGLDSWLVYQLSSEYYKGFIRLANIFHPTNTIAHQELVDIEQSLPIKSKRDLAIKGNDLLALFPYVKRGPWLQHTLNRLEKEVATNRLKNTEIELKEWVKWNPPEIN
- a CDS encoding biotin--[acetyl-CoA-carboxylase] ligase, which codes for MESTRNKLIELLAANQDYYISGQVLSEKLNISRNAIWKHMKELKKDGYIVEAKSKKGYQITGFPDKISENTIQWGLNTKWAGKTIIHKETTPSTQIVAHQAANEGAEHGTIIIADEQTKGKGRMEREWHSAKNKGIWLSLILRPAILPYLAPQLTLLTATVLADVIYKHTKTAPLIKWPNDIMLNHKKTTGILTEMQAEQDQIQYIVIGIGMNVNQQTNELPEDLQAIATSLHIETNKSWSIQTLIQDILQTFEDSYDAFIETGFSEVKRKWEHYGFKMGEYISIKTLREKWGGIFSGIAEDGALIIKTSDGKTKKLYSGEIEWFGEGENDVKQIRSETNERKQ
- the panB gene encoding 3-methyl-2-oxobutanoate hydroxymethyltransferase — protein: MLSRLDLKQMKENNDKITMITAYDYPSAKTAEEAGVDMILVGDSLGMVVLGYESTVQVTIEDMIHHAKAVKKGAPNTYSVVDMPFMSYHVSLEESLANAREIFQKSNAQALKLEGSSEEILLLTKRLTEAGIPVVAHLGLTPQSVNVLGGFKVQGKDREAAEKLVQDAKQVVAHGAVSLVLECVPKELAAIVTESIDIPTIGIGAGIYCDGQVLVYHDIVKYGVDRLPKFVKSYADFNMQGTEGIKGYISDVKERSFPLDEHSFLIKDKDVLPKV